The Methylomagnum ishizawai genome has a window encoding:
- a CDS encoding DUF4404 family protein, with protein sequence MAEKEVSEALFHLRGEIERLDEGNAELKSKLEDLLDDLEDKLEASEDDQQLHLVEDMKEAVSQFEVEHPTLTGILNNLMVALGNMGI encoded by the coding sequence ATGGCCGAAAAAGAAGTCAGCGAAGCGCTATTCCACCTGCGCGGCGAAATCGAACGGCTGGACGAGGGCAACGCCGAACTCAAGTCCAAGCTCGAAGACCTGCTGGACGATCTCGAAGACAAGCTGGAAGCCTCCGAGGACGACCAGCAGTTGCACTTGGTGGAAGACATGAAGGAAGCCGTTTCCCAATTCGAGGTCGAACACCCCACCCTCACCGGCATCCTGAACAATCTCATGGTCGCCCTGGGCAACATGGGCATCTAA
- a CDS encoding STAS domain-containing protein, with translation MSRTEQPGSFELAQTTGGHACRGALTFATAPQALKQTAGLFKDGGTALCFDLAGVERADSAGMALLIEWLRLAQEADIRLRYAHPPEHLQAMARVSGLAECLSPDPITD, from the coding sequence ATGAGCCGCACGGAGCAACCGGGTTCGTTCGAGCTCGCCCAAACCACCGGGGGCCACGCCTGCCGCGGGGCCTTGACCTTCGCCACCGCCCCCCAGGCCCTCAAACAAACCGCCGGGCTGTTCAAGGATGGCGGGACCGCGCTATGTTTCGATCTCGCGGGCGTAGAACGCGCCGATAGCGCCGGGATGGCCTTGCTGATCGAATGGCTGCGCCTCGCCCAGGAAGCCGACATCCGCCTACGCTACGCCCATCCCCCCGAACACCTCCAGGCCATGGCGCGGGTGAGCGGCTTGGCCGAATGCCTCTCCCCGGACCCCATCACCGATTAA
- the mlaE gene encoding lipid asymmetry maintenance ABC transporter permease subunit MlaE, with protein MLGFLQHLGHVTLSALRKLGRAHLFIAQVLGGFPETLWRPRLLAAQMYSVGVLSILLIGVSGLFVGMVLGLQGFYVLSDFGAEQTLGVMVAASLVRELGPVVAALLYSGRAGSALAAEIGLMKATEQLSGMEMMAVDPIRRIVAPRFFAGLLSMPLLAAIFTAIGVMGGYFVGVGLLGVDEGAFWSQMQSKIDFYDDVLNGLIKSTVFGVIVTWIAVFEGYDSVPTAEGISRATTRSVVYSAFAVLGSDFVLTALMFGDA; from the coding sequence ATGCTAGGTTTCTTGCAGCACCTCGGCCACGTCACGCTGAGCGCCCTCCGCAAACTGGGGCGGGCGCACCTGTTCATCGCCCAGGTCCTGGGCGGCTTCCCGGAGACCCTGTGGCGGCCGCGGCTCCTGGCCGCGCAGATGTATTCGGTCGGCGTGCTGAGCATCCTGCTGATCGGCGTTTCCGGGCTGTTCGTCGGCATGGTGCTGGGCTTGCAGGGCTTCTATGTGCTGTCGGATTTCGGCGCGGAGCAAACCCTCGGGGTCATGGTCGCCGCCTCCCTGGTGCGGGAACTCGGGCCGGTGGTCGCCGCCCTCCTGTACTCGGGCCGGGCCGGTTCCGCCCTCGCCGCCGAAATCGGCCTGATGAAAGCCACCGAGCAATTGTCCGGCATGGAAATGATGGCGGTCGATCCCATCCGCCGCATCGTCGCGCCCCGCTTCTTCGCCGGGCTGCTGTCCATGCCCTTGCTGGCGGCGATCTTCACCGCCATCGGTGTGATGGGCGGCTATTTCGTGGGCGTGGGACTCTTGGGCGTGGACGAGGGCGCGTTCTGGTCGCAGATGCAGAGCAAGATCGATTTTTACGACGATGTCCTGAACGGACTCATCAAAAGCACCGTGTTCGGGGTGATCGTGACCTGGATCGCCGTGTTCGAGGGTTATGATTCCGTGCCCACGGCGGAAGGCATCAGCCGGGCGACGACCCGCTCGGTGGTGTACTCGGCCTTCGCGGTGCTGGGATCGGATTTCGTGTTGACGGCCTTGATGTTTGGAGACGCCTAA
- the speA gene encoding biosynthetic arginine decarboxylase, whose amino-acid sequence MIWSVQDSRETFGLEHWGEGYFDINDRGHVAVHPRKDPEAGAVDLFDLAQEIRREGLALPVLVRFTDVLRDRVLLLQAAFDRARAEYDYTGGYTPVYPIKVNQQRGVVEGLTQGDGRGIGLEAGSKSELLAILALSKGGTVICNGYKDRSYIRLALIGRSLGLNLYIVIEKLSELDTVLSESEALGIEPQIGVRVRLASIGAGKWQNSGGEKSKFGLHAGEILRLVRRLKEGGKLGWLKLMHFHIGSQVANIADVKTALREAGRYYVELRRLGAEIEVADAGGGLGVDYEGTRSTSECSINYSMDEYAGSIVRAFAEICEEYGLPQPHLVTESGRAMTAHHAVLITHIIDVEAVPDDATAPVFAAVADDGEPTGIRPAQPLLDLAECLERLDSEAVLGIYHDGQFDLAEARAMYVQGKLNLAELAEAERLNAALGHAVRRRLDIRLRAHREALDELNERLADKVFCNFSLFQSMPDAWAIDQIFPVLPLQRLDQEPTRRGVIQDLTCDSDGQIDTYLDRQSLETTLALHERRAGEPYLIGIFLVGAYQEILGDMHNLFGDTHSVNVELDGRGGYRIVDIMRGDGADELLRYVHIDPEELKRAYHKKLLEAELPLARRKLYESELMAGLGGYTYLEE is encoded by the coding sequence ATGATTTGGAGCGTGCAGGATTCCCGCGAGACCTTCGGCCTGGAACACTGGGGCGAAGGCTATTTCGACATCAACGACCGCGGCCATGTCGCCGTCCATCCGCGCAAAGACCCGGAGGCGGGCGCGGTCGATCTATTCGATCTGGCCCAGGAAATCCGCCGCGAGGGCTTGGCCCTGCCGGTGCTGGTGCGCTTCACCGATGTGTTGCGCGACCGGGTGCTGTTGCTGCAAGCCGCCTTCGACCGCGCCCGCGCCGAGTACGACTACACCGGCGGTTATACCCCGGTCTATCCGATCAAGGTCAACCAGCAGCGCGGCGTGGTGGAAGGCTTGACCCAGGGCGATGGGCGCGGTATCGGCCTCGAAGCCGGCAGCAAATCGGAGTTGCTCGCCATCCTGGCCTTGTCGAAGGGCGGCACGGTCATCTGCAATGGCTACAAGGACCGCTCCTATATCCGGCTGGCCCTGATCGGGCGCAGTCTGGGGCTCAACCTCTATATCGTCATCGAGAAGCTGTCCGAACTGGACACCGTGCTGTCCGAGTCGGAGGCGCTGGGCATCGAGCCGCAAATCGGCGTCCGGGTGCGCCTCGCCAGCATCGGGGCCGGCAAATGGCAGAACAGCGGAGGCGAAAAATCCAAATTCGGCCTCCATGCCGGGGAAATCCTCAGGCTGGTGCGGCGCTTGAAAGAGGGTGGCAAGCTCGGTTGGCTCAAGCTGATGCATTTCCATATCGGCTCGCAGGTCGCCAACATCGCCGATGTGAAGACCGCCTTGCGCGAGGCCGGGCGCTATTACGTGGAACTGCGCCGCCTGGGCGCGGAGATCGAGGTCGCCGATGCCGGTGGCGGCCTGGGCGTGGACTACGAAGGCACCCGCTCCACCAGCGAATGCTCGATCAACTACAGCATGGACGAATACGCCGGGAGCATCGTCCGCGCCTTCGCCGAGATTTGCGAGGAGTACGGCCTGCCGCAGCCGCATCTGGTCACCGAATCGGGCCGGGCCATGACCGCCCATCACGCCGTGCTCATCACCCACATCATCGACGTGGAGGCCGTGCCCGACGACGCCACCGCCCCGGTGTTCGCCGCCGTGGCCGATGACGGCGAACCGACTGGCATCCGGCCCGCCCAGCCCTTGCTGGACTTGGCCGAATGCCTGGAACGGCTGGATTCGGAGGCGGTGCTGGGGATTTACCACGATGGGCAGTTCGATCTGGCCGAGGCCCGCGCCATGTACGTGCAGGGCAAGCTGAACCTGGCCGAACTGGCCGAGGCCGAACGTTTGAACGCGGCGCTCGGCCACGCCGTGCGGCGGCGTTTGGATATCCGGCTCCGCGCCCACCGCGAGGCGCTGGACGAATTGAACGAGCGCCTGGCCGACAAGGTGTTCTGCAATTTCTCGCTGTTCCAATCGATGCCCGATGCCTGGGCCATCGACCAGATTTTTCCGGTGCTGCCGCTGCAACGGCTGGACCAGGAACCCACCCGCCGCGGCGTGATCCAGGATTTGACCTGCGATTCCGACGGACAGATCGATACCTATCTCGACCGCCAAAGCCTGGAGACCACCCTGGCCCTGCACGAGCGCCGTGCGGGCGAGCCGTATTTGATCGGAATCTTCCTGGTCGGGGCTTATCAGGAGATTTTGGGTGATATGCACAACCTGTTCGGCGATACCCATTCGGTGAATGTCGAACTCGACGGCCGGGGCGGTTATCGCATCGTCGATATCATGCGCGGCGACGGGGCCGACGAGCTATTGCGCTATGTGCATATCGACCCGGAAGAATTGAAACGGGCCTATCACAAGAAGCTGTTGGAGGCGGAATTGCCCCTGGCTCGGCGCAAGCTGTACGAAAGCGAATTGATGGCGGGATTGGGGGGATACACCTATCTCGAAGAATGA
- the mtgA gene encoding monofunctional biosynthetic peptidoglycan transglycosylase: MFRRKPSTPAVSWPGRCFRWLRGLVLGFVLLTVASVALLRWLPPPITSFMLIAQAEAIAARRTDFRLNYHWVDWDGISTSAKDAVIAAEDQGFFEHGGFDFQAIEQAWRHNQAGKRLRGGSTLSQQTAKNLFLYSGRSYFRKGLEAYFTVLIEACWPKERILEVYLNIAQFGDGIYGVAEAARIYFGKTAAHLDEKEAALLAAVLPNPIVLKAGKPSAYVGRRQQWIVRQMRQLGDLGV; the protein is encoded by the coding sequence ATGTTCCGGCGCAAGCCATCCACTCCCGCCGTGTCCTGGCCAGGCCGCTGTTTCCGCTGGTTGCGCGGCCTGGTGCTGGGCTTCGTCTTGCTCACGGTGGCGTCGGTCGCCCTGCTGCGCTGGCTGCCACCGCCGATCACCAGCTTCATGTTGATCGCGCAAGCCGAGGCTATCGCTGCCCGGCGCACGGATTTCCGCCTGAATTACCACTGGGTCGATTGGGACGGAATCTCCACATCCGCCAAGGACGCCGTGATCGCCGCCGAGGACCAAGGGTTCTTCGAGCATGGCGGCTTCGATTTCCAGGCCATCGAGCAGGCGTGGCGGCACAACCAAGCCGGGAAGCGCCTGCGCGGCGGCAGCACCTTGTCCCAGCAGACCGCCAAGAACCTGTTCCTGTATTCGGGGCGCAGTTATTTCCGCAAGGGATTGGAAGCCTATTTCACCGTGCTGATCGAAGCCTGTTGGCCCAAGGAGCGCATCCTGGAGGTTTATCTCAATATCGCCCAGTTCGGCGACGGCATCTACGGCGTGGCGGAGGCGGCGCGGATTTATTTCGGCAAGACCGCCGCCCACTTGGATGAAAAAGAGGCGGCGCTGTTGGCCGCCGTGCTGCCCAACCCCATCGTGCTGAAGGCCGGAAAACCCTCGGCTTATGTGGGACGCCGCCAGCAATGGATTGTGCGGCAGATGCGGCAACTGGGCGATTTGGGTGTGTAG
- a CDS encoding PAS domain S-box protein, with product MDNTARRVLIIDPSLEQRTQIRRLLETGPGRRYHFIECADGTAGLRACLDNGAVPPDCVLLAERLPDGDALQLLDALGDYPVSCCPVVVVAGEDSKLDTGRALRAGAQDLIGRRVINADSLVRAMENAILRHTLARELRGSEARLRLGSELAGLAVIEIDYLADVMKLSPEATTVLGLPDTLRTVPRALIHSLFHPEDRAAIDAQIARALRPEHGVLALQHRILTPAGQVRWLSVRKQVFFRHPPSGKARPTSALLMLRDITGQKQAETQAQEHQARLAGIVDSAMDAIITVDAWQRVVLFNAAAEQIFRCPAAEAIGGPLERFIPQGLRAAHREHFRQFGSEPVQARAMGRDGLFSGLRADNEEFPIEASISRIETGGEPFFTIILRDITRRKQAETALRESEERFRTFFETIPVGVAYQDAVGRIILMNPAAERILGLSQAELMGGTSLNLEQTCVREDGSPFPRAEHPALVSLRTGLEVRDVVMGFRNPRENDWRWISIHSVPQFRPGETRPWRVYTVFRDITDQRRAEIALNRSENRYRLLSDTAGRLLTAEDPHELINELCHKVMAHLDCQAFLNYLVDESDLRLRLNAWAGIPAEVAAAIEYLDFGEAICGSVARTQRRIVVEDVANSGDARAALVQNLGIQAYCCHPLIAGSRLIGTLSFGARNRSRFAIADIELMRIVADQVAVAMQRILSQHDLQASEERYRGLVEQAADGIFVSDAEGHYLDINSAGAAMLGYHRQEILRLGLTDTVAPPEIPRLAPEVARLAEGTVARSEWLFRRKDGSLFPGEIMARRLPGGRLQAILRDISERKQSEAKLREQAQRLREADRRKDEFLAMLAHELRNPLAPIRNAANILRHPHLAPGELGWCRDIIERQIEQLTRLVDDLLDVSRITRGHIDLKQTAVEVAAILGRGVETSRPVLESQGHHLAVTLPDPPLWVRGDLIRLAQVVSNLLNNAAKYTDPGGRIELGTWAEGGRVVISVRDNGRGIDPAALPELFDLFYQVEQTLERTQGGLGIGLSLVKRLVELHGGVVEAHSAGRGRGSEFVVRLPRLADPDPAHATPPDPAGIPPGPRRVLIVDDNEDAADSLSLLLGLEGHQTLTAHDGPQALALALSVRPEAILLDIGLPGLSGYEVCRKIREAGMAETLIVAVTGYGQDGDIRLAREAGFDAHRVKPVDPEDIRELLARDPDP from the coding sequence ATGGATAACACCGCCAGACGGGTGCTGATTATCGATCCCAGCCTGGAACAGCGGACCCAAATCCGGCGCTTGCTTGAAACCGGTCCGGGACGCCGCTACCACTTCATCGAATGCGCCGATGGCACCGCCGGCCTGCGGGCCTGCCTGGACAACGGCGCGGTCCCGCCCGATTGCGTACTCCTGGCCGAACGCCTGCCCGATGGCGACGCGCTCCAGTTATTGGACGCCCTGGGCGACTATCCGGTCTCCTGCTGTCCGGTGGTGGTGGTGGCCGGGGAGGATTCCAAGCTCGACACCGGGCGGGCCTTGCGGGCCGGCGCCCAGGATTTGATCGGCAGGCGGGTGATCAACGCCGACAGCCTCGTCCGCGCCATGGAGAACGCCATCCTCCGCCACACCCTGGCCCGCGAACTCCGGGGCAGCGAGGCGCGGCTGCGGCTGGGCTCCGAACTAGCGGGGCTGGCCGTCATCGAAATCGACTACCTCGCCGACGTGATGAAGCTCAGCCCCGAGGCCACCACCGTCCTGGGACTGCCCGATACGCTCCGCACCGTGCCCCGCGCCCTGATCCACAGCCTGTTCCACCCCGAGGACCGCGCCGCCATCGACGCCCAGATCGCCCGCGCCTTGCGGCCCGAACATGGCGTGCTGGCGCTGCAACACCGCATCCTGACCCCGGCGGGCCAAGTGCGCTGGTTGTCGGTACGCAAACAGGTGTTTTTCCGCCACCCCCCCAGCGGGAAGGCGCGGCCAACCTCGGCGCTGCTGATGCTGCGCGACATCACCGGGCAAAAGCAGGCCGAAACCCAAGCCCAGGAACACCAGGCCCGGCTGGCCGGCATCGTCGATTCGGCCATGGACGCCATCATCACGGTGGACGCCTGGCAACGGGTGGTACTGTTCAACGCCGCCGCCGAACAGATTTTCCGCTGCCCGGCGGCGGAAGCCATCGGCGGCCCGCTGGAGCGCTTCATCCCGCAAGGACTCCGCGCCGCCCACCGCGAACATTTCCGCCAGTTCGGCAGCGAACCGGTCCAGGCCCGCGCCATGGGCCGCGACGGCCTCTTCAGCGGACTCAGGGCCGACAACGAGGAATTCCCCATCGAAGCCTCCATATCGAGGATCGAGACCGGGGGCGAGCCCTTCTTCACCATCATCCTGCGCGATATCACCCGGCGCAAACAGGCCGAGACCGCCCTGCGCGAAAGCGAGGAGCGCTTCCGCACCTTCTTCGAGACCATCCCGGTCGGCGTGGCCTACCAGGACGCGGTGGGCCGGATCATCCTGATGAACCCCGCCGCCGAGCGCATCCTGGGCCTTTCTCAGGCGGAACTCATGGGCGGGACTTCCCTCAACCTGGAGCAAACCTGTGTGCGGGAGGACGGCTCGCCCTTCCCCCGCGCGGAACATCCAGCCTTGGTGTCGCTGCGTACCGGGCTGGAAGTGCGCGACGTGGTCATGGGGTTCCGCAATCCCCGCGAAAACGATTGGCGCTGGATTTCCATCCACAGCGTGCCGCAGTTCCGGCCTGGGGAAACCCGGCCCTGGCGGGTCTACACCGTGTTCCGCGACATCACCGACCAGCGCCGGGCCGAAATCGCCCTGAACCGTAGCGAGAACCGCTACCGCCTGTTATCCGACACCGCCGGCCGCTTGCTCACCGCCGAAGACCCACACGAACTCATCAACGAGCTTTGCCATAAGGTCATGGCGCATTTGGATTGCCAAGCCTTCCTCAATTACCTGGTGGACGAATCCGACCTGCGCCTGCGCCTGAACGCCTGGGCCGGCATTCCCGCGGAGGTGGCGGCGGCTATCGAATACCTGGATTTCGGCGAAGCCATCTGCGGGAGCGTGGCCCGGACCCAGCGGCGCATCGTGGTCGAGGATGTCGCGAACTCCGGGGACGCCCGCGCCGCCCTGGTCCAAAACCTGGGAATCCAAGCCTATTGCTGCCATCCGCTGATCGCCGGATCGCGCCTGATCGGCACCTTGTCCTTCGGCGCCCGCAACCGGTCCCGCTTCGCCATCGCCGATATCGAGCTGATGCGGATCGTGGCCGACCAGGTCGCCGTCGCCATGCAGCGCATCCTGAGCCAGCACGACCTACAGGCCAGCGAAGAGCGCTACCGCGGCCTGGTCGAACAGGCCGCCGACGGTATTTTCGTCAGCGACGCCGAGGGCCATTACCTCGATATCAATTCGGCGGGCGCGGCCATGCTGGGCTACCACCGGCAAGAAATCCTGCGGCTCGGCCTCACCGATACGGTCGCGCCCCCCGAAATCCCCCGCCTCGCCCCGGAAGTGGCCCGGTTGGCGGAAGGCACGGTGGCGCGCAGCGAATGGCTATTCCGCCGCAAGGATGGCTCCTTGTTCCCTGGCGAAATCATGGCGCGGCGGCTGCCCGGCGGACGTTTACAGGCGATCCTGCGCGATATTTCCGAGCGCAAGCAAAGCGAGGCCAAGCTGCGGGAACAAGCCCAGCGCCTACGCGAAGCCGACCGCCGCAAGGATGAATTCCTGGCGATGCTGGCCCACGAACTCAGGAACCCCCTGGCCCCGATCCGCAACGCCGCCAATATCCTGCGCCATCCGCACCTCGCTCCCGGCGAACTGGGGTGGTGCCGCGATATCATCGAGCGCCAGATCGAACAACTCACCCGGCTGGTGGACGATCTGCTCGACGTGTCGCGCATCACCCGCGGCCATATCGACCTCAAGCAAACCGCGGTGGAAGTCGCGGCCATCCTCGGCCGCGGGGTGGAAACCAGCCGCCCCGTCCTGGAAAGCCAAGGGCACCACCTGGCCGTGACCCTGCCGGACCCGCCGCTGTGGGTGCGGGGCGACCTGATCCGGCTGGCGCAAGTGGTGTCGAACCTGCTCAACAACGCGGCCAAGTACACCGACCCCGGCGGCAGGATCGAACTCGGCACCTGGGCGGAAGGCGGCCGGGTGGTCATCAGCGTCCGCGACAATGGCCGCGGCATCGACCCCGCCGCGCTGCCCGAGTTGTTCGACCTGTTCTATCAGGTGGAGCAAACCCTGGAGCGTACCCAGGGCGGCTTGGGCATCGGCCTGTCCCTGGTCAAGCGGCTGGTGGAATTGCACGGCGGCGTGGTGGAAGCCCATAGCGCGGGCCGGGGCCGGGGTAGCGAGTTCGTGGTGCGCTTGCCCCGGCTCGCGGACCCGGACCCCGCCCACGCCACCCCGCCCGATCCCGCGGGAATCCCGCCAGGGCCGCGCCGGGTGCTGATCGTGGACGACAACGAGGACGCGGCGGACAGCCTGTCCCTGTTGCTCGGCCTCGAAGGCCACCAGACCCTGACGGCCCACGATGGCCCCCAAGCCCTGGCCTTGGCCCTCTCGGTCCGGCCCGAGGCGATCCTGCTCGACATCGGCCTGCCGGGACTCAGCGGCTACGAGGTCTGCCGGAAAATCCGCGAGGCCGGGATGGCGGAGACCTTGATCGTCGCGGTGACGGGCTATGGGCAGGATGGGGATATCCGGCTGGCGCGGGAGGCCGGGTTCGACGCGCACCGGGTCAAGCCGGTCGATCCCGAGGATATCCGGGAACTGCTGGCCCGAGACCCGGACCCCTAA
- the mlaD gene encoding outer membrane lipid asymmetry maintenance protein MlaD, whose protein sequence is MQASKAIETWVGLFVAMGLVALFFVAMQVSNLAELHTNEASYKITARFENIGSLKVRAPVSVAGVKIGRVSHIGFDNKTFEAIVEMRIEPQFNTLPVDTSASILTAGLLGEQYIGLSPGGFDDTLKDGDELELTQSAIILEQVISRFLFNKAESGSGNNNGGGSDDESADSGSTPPASPPAPAVNTEPGADTGAAPAAEDAPGPVESTSAAPAKHHNTAPAHPAKGDSGKAEGKKTDPKTESHPGKAAGKGTNP, encoded by the coding sequence ATGCAGGCTAGCAAAGCAATCGAAACCTGGGTGGGTTTATTCGTCGCGATGGGCTTGGTCGCGCTGTTCTTCGTGGCGATGCAGGTCAGCAACCTCGCGGAACTCCACACCAACGAGGCCAGCTACAAGATCACGGCGCGGTTCGAGAACATCGGCAGCCTCAAGGTGCGGGCGCCGGTCTCGGTGGCCGGGGTCAAGATCGGCCGGGTCAGCCATATCGGCTTCGACAACAAGACCTTCGAGGCCATCGTCGAGATGCGGATCGAGCCGCAATTCAACACCCTGCCGGTGGACACCAGCGCCAGCATCCTGACGGCGGGCCTCTTGGGCGAACAATACATCGGGCTCTCGCCCGGCGGCTTCGACGACACCCTCAAGGACGGCGACGAACTGGAACTGACCCAGTCGGCCATCATCCTGGAACAGGTCATCAGCCGGTTCCTGTTCAACAAGGCCGAAAGCGGCTCGGGCAACAATAACGGCGGCGGCTCCGACGACGAATCGGCGGACTCCGGTTCCACCCCCCCCGCCAGCCCGCCGGCCCCCGCCGTGAACACCGAGCCTGGGGCGGACACCGGCGCGGCCCCCGCAGCGGAGGATGCGCCCGGCCCCGTTGAAAGCACCAGCGCCGCCCCCGCCAAACACCATAACACCGCACCGGCCCACCCGGCCAAGGGGGATTCCGGCAAGGCCGAAGGCAAGAAGACCGATCCCAAGACCGAAAGCCACCCCGGCAAAGCCGCAGGCAAAGGCACCAACCCATGA
- a CDS encoding ABC transporter ATP-binding protein, translating to MSGDPSDSGTLISIRDLVFSRGDRKIFDGVSLDIPRGKITAIMGPSGTGKTTLLKLIGGQLRPDGGKVYVDGQDVHQLGRSALYELRKRMGMLFQSGALLTDLSVYENVAFPLREHTRLPESMIRTLVLMKLQAVGLRGARDLMPAQLSGGMARRVALARAIALDPMMILYDEPFTGQDPISMGVLVKLIHDLNRELGLTSIVVSHDVEETIGIADQVFLISEGKLVGQGTPDQIEESVSPWVGQFIHGLADGPVPFHYPAPAYLDDLFAARD from the coding sequence ATGAGCGGCGACCCGTCGGACAGCGGCACCTTAATCTCCATACGCGATCTGGTCTTCAGCCGCGGCGACCGGAAAATCTTCGATGGCGTCAGCCTCGATATCCCACGCGGCAAGATCACCGCCATCATGGGACCGAGCGGCACCGGCAAAACCACCCTGCTCAAGCTGATCGGCGGCCAGCTCCGGCCCGACGGCGGCAAGGTCTATGTGGACGGCCAGGATGTCCATCAACTCGGGCGCTCGGCGCTCTACGAACTCCGCAAGCGCATGGGCATGTTGTTCCAGAGCGGGGCGCTGCTCACCGACCTCAGCGTCTACGAGAACGTCGCCTTCCCCCTGCGCGAGCATACCCGGCTCCCGGAATCCATGATCCGCACCCTGGTCCTGATGAAATTGCAGGCGGTGGGATTGCGCGGGGCGCGGGATTTGATGCCGGCGCAGCTTTCGGGCGGCATGGCACGGCGGGTGGCCTTGGCGCGGGCCATCGCCCTCGACCCCATGATGATCTTGTACGACGAACCTTTCACCGGCCAAGACCCTATCTCCATGGGCGTGCTGGTCAAGCTGATCCACGACCTCAACCGGGAATTGGGACTCACCAGCATCGTGGTCTCGCACGATGTCGAGGAAACCATCGGCATCGCCGACCAGGTGTTCCTGATTTCCGAGGGCAAGCTGGTGGGCCAGGGCACGCCCGACCAGATCGAGGAATCCGTTTCGCCCTGGGTCGGACAATTCATCCACGGCCTGGCCGACGGCCCCGTGCCCTTCCATTATCCGGCCCCCGCCTATCTCGATGATTTGTTCGCCGCCCGCGACTGA
- the speE gene encoding polyamine aminopropyltransferase, producing MVNDNGWFTEVYPKHGSAISLKVVEKLHEEQTPFQRIEIYETEWMGTLMVIDGCTMVSDRDNFLYHEMMTHPALYTHANPETVWIIGGGDCGSLKEVLKHPEVKKAVQIEIDERVTRLAEQYFPELCDSNHDPRAELLFIDGIQWVKDAAADSVDLIIVDSTDPVGPAEGLFNAAFYRECFRCLKPGGLLVQQSESPLFHAELIRDMHHTMRGAGFATTRTLFFPQFIYPSGWWSGTMAGKGSLDQFREEDARQRPFATTYYNPEVHRAAFAAPEFFKPLLPR from the coding sequence ATGGTCAACGACAACGGCTGGTTCACCGAGGTTTATCCCAAACACGGCAGCGCCATCTCGCTCAAGGTGGTCGAGAAGCTGCACGAAGAACAAACCCCGTTCCAGCGCATCGAGATTTACGAGACCGAATGGATGGGCACCTTGATGGTCATCGACGGCTGCACCATGGTCTCCGACCGCGATAATTTCCTGTACCACGAGATGATGACCCATCCGGCGCTCTACACCCACGCCAATCCGGAAACCGTCTGGATCATCGGCGGTGGCGATTGCGGCAGCCTCAAGGAAGTCCTGAAGCACCCGGAAGTGAAAAAAGCCGTGCAGATCGAGATCGACGAGCGCGTGACCCGGCTGGCCGAGCAATATTTCCCGGAGCTATGCGACTCCAACCACGACCCGCGCGCCGAACTCCTGTTCATCGACGGCATCCAGTGGGTGAAGGACGCCGCCGCGGACAGCGTGGACCTCATCATCGTCGATAGCACCGATCCCGTCGGCCCGGCGGAAGGCTTGTTCAACGCCGCGTTCTACCGCGAATGCTTCCGCTGCCTGAAGCCGGGCGGCCTCCTGGTCCAGCAGAGCGAATCGCCTTTGTTTCACGCCGAACTGATCCGGGACATGCACCACACGATGCGCGGGGCCGGTTTCGCCACGACCCGTACCTTGTTCTTCCCGCAATTCATCTATCCGTCCGGCTGGTGGAGCGGCACGATGGCGGGCAAGGGATCGCTGGACCAGTTCCGCGAGGAAGACGCCCGGCAGCGGCCCTTCGCCACCACCTACTATAATCCCGAGGTACACCGGGCGGCGTTCGCGGCCCCGGAATTCTTCAAGCCCTTGCTGCCCCGATAA